A genomic window from Lotus japonicus ecotype B-129 chromosome 1, LjGifu_v1.2 includes:
- the LOC130730605 gene encoding non-specific lipid transfer protein GPI-anchored 5-like, which yields MAPRRIEMQLSTFLLVVVALCVSTTVAQSQSPESSACTDVLISLSPCLDYITGSASTPSSGCCSQLSFVVKSQPQCLCEVVNGGASSIAASLNINQTQALTLPSACNVQTPPITTTCTGSASSSTSPTGVSVSNFPNSPSGSSTVSSWTGGSGIVRGSYHENSSSTKLQCSLLVLFLFATTLIFNFMITT from the exons ATGGCACCAAGAAGGATTGAAATGCAGCTGAGCACGTTCCTTCTTGTGGTGGTGGCTCTTTGTGTATCCACCACAGTGGCTCAATCTCAATCACCTGAATCAAGTGCTTGCACCGATGTGCTCATAAGCCTCTCTCCCTGCCTTGACTACATAACAGGAAGTGCCTCCACCCCTTCTTCTGGTTGCTGCTCACAACTTTCCTTTGTGGTGAAGTCACAGCCACAGTGTCTTTGTGAAGTTGTTAATGGTGGTGCCTCTTCTATTGCTGCTAGTCTCAACATCAATCAGACTCAGGCTTTGACACTCCCTAGTGCTTGTAACGTGCAGACACCTCCTATTACCACCACCTGCACTG gctcagcttcttcttcaacatcCCCAACAGGTGTTTCTGTTTCCAACTTCCCAAATTCCCCATCAG GATCTAGTACTGTTTCATCATGGACAGGAGGCAGTGGAATTGTCAGGGGATCATATCATGAAAATTCAAGCTCCACAAAGTTACAATGTTCTTTGCTTGTTCTGTTTCTCTTTGCAACGACTTTGATTTTCAACTTCATGATCACCACCTAG
- the LOC130730606 gene encoding F-box/kelch-repeat protein SKIP30 produces MSGLIEGLPDAVAIRCLARVPFYLHPKLELVSRSWQAAIRSPELFKARKEVGSSEELLCVCAFDPENLWQMYDPLRDLWITLPVLPSKIRHLSHFGAVSTAGKLFVIGGGSDAVDPRTGDQYGCFATDEVWSYDPVVRQWSLRASMLVPRSMFACCVLNGKIVVAGGFTSCRKSISQAEMYDPEKDVWIPMPDLHRTHNSACSGVMIGGKVHVLHKDMSTVQVLDNAGAGWIVEDCGWFQSPMAVVQDALYVMSHGLIHKQEKDVRKVVGSASEFRRRIGFGMIGLGNELYVIGGFIGPDRLNWDLKPLSDVDVLTLGNERPTWRQAAPMTRCRGTIFGCTLLRI; encoded by the coding sequence ATGTCTGGACTGATTGAAGGACTTCCTGATGCTGTTGCAATTAGGTGCCTTGCACGTGTTCCGTTCTACCTCCACCCAAAGTTAGAACTTGTCTCTCGATCTTGGCAAGCTGCCATTCGTAGCCCTGAACTATTTAAAGCTCGGAAGGAGGTGGGCTCATCTGAGGAGCTGCTGTGTGTCTGTGCTTTTGATCCAGAGAACTTATGGCAGATGTATGATCCTCTAAGAGATCTCTGGATTACACTTCCTGTTCTTCCCTCAAAGATCAGACACCTTTCACACTTTGGTGCTGTTTCCACTGCTGGAAAGTTGTTTGTGATTGGTGGTGGAAGTGATGCTGTTGATCCTCGGACTGGTGACCAATATGGTTGTTTTGCAACCGATGAAGTATGGTCATATGACCCTGTAGTCCGGCAGTGGTCCCTTCGGGCTTCAATGCTTGTTCCCCGTTCTATGTTTGCATGCTGTGTTCTTAATGGGAAAATTGTTGTGGCTGGGGGCTTCACTAGCTGTAGAAAATCAATATCTCAAGCAGAAATGTATGACCCTGAGAAGGATGTTTGGATCCCAATGCCTGATCTTCACCGCACTCATAACTCAGCCTGTTCAGGAGTAATGATTGGTGGAAAGGTGCATGTACTGCACAAGGATATGTCAACGGTTCAAGTTTTAGACAACGCAGGTGCAGGGTGGATCGTTGAGGATTGTGGGTGGTTCCAAAGTCCAATGGCGGTTGTCCAGGATGCACTTTATGTGATGAGCCATGGACTTATCCACAAGCAGGAGAAAGACGTGAGAAAGGTTGTAGGTTCAGCATCCGAGTTTCGTAGGAGAATTGGGTTTGGAATGATTGGCCTAGGTAATGAGTTATACGTGATTGGAGGCTTCATTGGCCCTGACAGATTGAACTGGGACCTTAAGCCATTATCCGATGTTGATGTTCTCACACTTGGGAATGAGAGACCAACTTGGCGCCAGGCAGCCCCAATGACACGGTGTCGCGGTACCATTTTTGGTTGTACACTGCTGAGAATTTAG